Proteins encoded within one genomic window of Proteiniborus ethanoligenes:
- a CDS encoding S41 family peptidase: MNKNLKYSLIVLFSIVVIIIGIGFFIHNNGLSNIVFKEPAYPQFAIGRGIDEVLSPEEMKEDLLQLKKDLEEVHPKTIEGLSDEMLKAFEAANEIIKEPMTVSDFTIVASELACMLEDAHTAVRGFYSLDLSLPMAIKVIDDTFYVLEGKDLEPKDKIISFGGVPIKEIYEKSQKRIPSENIYWTNYNFEKYALLQSTLTQMGAEINNKKIDVVVNRNGENITVEMKFGDVYFKPINESQSTKTYKTYPQDTAYNPQFLYHLDMDNSLCHFVLKSCDNSAEYRHFLQIMFEDIQKNNIKSIVADVRQNTGGNSSVLDEFLKYVDVDKYASYGSLRRLSQQGSEQRGYVKTKGTMSNPPGLRMNNKMKDFLFDGDIYVLIDNGTFSSGNWFGVIISDSEIGTIVGEPSGNAPTSYGDILSFQLKNSKLMYFVSYSQWIRPNEAKRYEDALYPDFQVRYTIDDYLNKKDLAMEKVLELINDSNQ, translated from the coding sequence ATGAACAAAAATTTAAAATATTCATTAATAGTCTTGTTTAGTATAGTGGTAATCATAATAGGCATAGGATTTTTTATTCATAATAATGGTCTATCAAATATTGTATTTAAGGAGCCTGCCTATCCACAATTTGCAATAGGTAGGGGTATTGATGAAGTCCTTTCTCCAGAAGAAATGAAAGAAGACCTGCTACAGTTAAAAAAGGATTTAGAAGAAGTACATCCAAAAACAATAGAGGGACTTAGTGATGAAATGTTAAAGGCTTTTGAGGCTGCAAATGAAATAATAAAGGAGCCTATGACGGTTTCTGATTTTACAATAGTAGCCTCTGAGTTGGCATGTATGCTAGAGGATGCTCATACAGCTGTTAGAGGATTTTATTCCTTAGATTTGTCCCTTCCTATGGCTATTAAGGTAATTGATGATACATTCTATGTATTGGAAGGCAAAGACTTAGAGCCAAAGGATAAAATAATATCTTTTGGTGGAGTACCAATTAAAGAAATATATGAAAAGAGTCAAAAAAGAATACCCTCTGAAAATATATATTGGACAAATTATAATTTTGAGAAATACGCTTTACTTCAATCTACATTAACTCAAATGGGAGCGGAAATAAACAATAAAAAAATAGATGTGGTAGTAAATCGTAATGGAGAAAATATCACTGTAGAGATGAAGTTTGGAGATGTTTACTTTAAACCTATTAATGAAAGTCAAAGCACTAAAACATATAAGACTTATCCACAGGACACTGCCTATAATCCACAATTTTTATATCATTTAGATATGGATAATAGCCTGTGCCACTTTGTATTAAAATCCTGTGACAACTCTGCTGAATATAGACATTTCCTTCAAATTATGTTTGAGGATATACAGAAAAACAATATAAAAAGCATAGTGGCAGATGTTAGACAAAATACAGGTGGAAATTCTAGTGTTCTTGATGAGTTCTTAAAATATGTAGATGTAGATAAGTATGCTTCCTATGGCTCTTTAAGAAGACTATCCCAGCAAGGCTCAGAGCAAAGAGGATATGTAAAAACCAAAGGAACTATGAGCAATCCACCCGGTTTAAGGATGAATAATAAAATGAAGGACTTTCTATTTGATGGAGATATTTATGTTCTAATAGATAATGGGACTTTTTCATCAGGAAATTGGTTTGGAGTCATAATATCTGATAGTGAAATAGGCACCATTGTTGGTGAACCTTCTGGTAATGCACCTACTTCCTATGGAGATATACTTTCTTTTCAGCTAAAAAACTCAAAGCTTATGTACTTTGTTTCATATTCTCAATGGATTAGACCTAATGAAGCTAAAAGATATGAGGATGCCTTATACCCTGATTTCCAGGTAAGATACACAATAGATGATTATTTAAATAAAAAGGACCTAGCTATGGAAAAGGTTCTTGAGCTAATAAATGATAGTAATCAATAA
- a CDS encoding ABC transporter permease → MGLFLTLFKASFKSEAQYRFDFLINILGNILGLLGDFIIVVFILMRFKNINGWLLHEVALMYSVIEFGFGMYRLIGDGFNNFELLILSGKFDTLLIRPAPALVQVMLQKVDLKRLGMVAQALGVGIWGLQRCSFINNSFYFYLPLLLLASVIINMQIGIILAAVAFWTGKNEDIVVLGHYSTRTAAAYPATIYNNIFRHILTFVIPFFSLTYYPLVYYTGRSGNAFYLLAPLFGIIAMTPISYLIWSLGIKRYSSTGT, encoded by the coding sequence ATGGGACTCTTTTTAACACTCTTTAAGGCTTCTTTTAAAAGTGAAGCTCAGTATAGATTTGACTTTCTTATCAATATACTTGGAAACATATTAGGACTCCTAGGAGATTTTATTATTGTGGTGTTTATATTAATGCGTTTTAAAAACATTAACGGTTGGCTTCTCCATGAGGTTGCATTAATGTATTCCGTCATAGAATTTGGCTTTGGAATGTATAGATTAATAGGCGATGGATTTAATAATTTTGAATTGTTAATCCTTTCAGGCAAATTTGATACATTGCTTATTAGACCAGCACCAGCACTTGTACAAGTTATGTTACAGAAAGTTGATTTAAAAAGGCTTGGTATGGTAGCTCAAGCATTAGGGGTAGGAATATGGGGTCTACAAAGATGTTCTTTTATAAATAACAGTTTTTATTTTTATTTGCCCCTGTTGTTACTAGCCTCTGTAATAATTAATATGCAAATAGGCATCATACTTGCAGCTGTAGCTTTTTGGACAGGAAAAAATGAGGATATAGTAGTACTTGGACACTATTCTACAAGAACTGCTGCTGCATACCCTGCAACAATCTATAATAATATATTTCGCCATATACTAACCTTTGTAATACCTTTCTTTTCTTTAACCTACTATCCCCTAGTATATTACACTGGGAGATCTGGTAATGCCTTTTACTTATTGGCTCCTTTATTTGGAATAATAGCTATGACACCCATATCATATTTAATATGGAGCTTAGGAATAAAAAGATATTCAAGTACGGGAACCTAG
- a CDS encoding calcium/sodium antiporter: MDKLLEGFIINLSSPVIFLIIAGSLYTLSKGADVLVSNAVSISEQLGIPKMIIGATIVSLGTTLPETSVSVMAAIKGNADLALGNAVGSIICDTALILGIASLISPLPLKKEIVNRHGWIQLGSGILLVLLSLPYSNIKGILSEGGRINQLSGFLLLALLAAYIYISIKWTRNQNEEEAATIAQGSVEINKVSVFIRLIIGMAVVILSSKVLIPAVTEVAIRMKVPNSIIAATLVAFGTSLPELVTAITATLKGHGELAVGNIIGADILNVLFVMGSATAVTKGGIAVPPEFFTLYFPAMMFVLALFRVGTIVSKDSLKRPFGFILLATYALVTIISYV; encoded by the coding sequence ATGGACAAGCTATTAGAAGGATTTATAATTAATCTATCATCACCAGTAATATTTTTAATAATAGCAGGATCACTTTACACATTAAGTAAGGGAGCAGATGTTTTAGTAAGTAATGCAGTATCTATATCAGAACAGCTAGGAATACCAAAGATGATAATAGGAGCCACTATAGTCAGTTTAGGAACTACACTGCCAGAAACATCAGTTTCAGTTATGGCTGCAATAAAGGGTAATGCAGATTTAGCTCTTGGAAATGCCGTAGGCTCCATAATATGTGATACCGCCCTTATACTTGGTATTGCATCCTTGATTTCGCCACTGCCATTAAAAAAAGAAATTGTTAATAGACATGGATGGATTCAATTAGGATCAGGTATATTGCTAGTATTACTTTCCTTACCATATAGCAATATCAAAGGGATATTATCAGAAGGTGGACGTATAAACCAATTATCAGGCTTTTTACTGTTAGCTTTGTTAGCAGCATATATTTATATATCCATAAAATGGACAAGGAATCAAAATGAAGAAGAAGCGGCAACAATAGCCCAAGGATCTGTTGAAATCAACAAAGTATCTGTTTTTATAAGGTTAATAATTGGAATGGCAGTAGTAATACTTTCTTCAAAAGTGCTAATCCCTGCCGTAACAGAGGTAGCTATTAGAATGAAAGTACCAAACAGTATTATTGCAGCAACTCTTGTAGCATTTGGAACATCACTTCCAGAGCTAGTAACTGCAATCACAGCTACTCTTAAGGGGCATGGAGAGCTTGCTGTAGGAAACATCATTGGAGCAGATATCCTCAATGTATTATTTGTAATGGGTTCTGCAACAGCAGTTACAAAAGGAGGCATTGCAGTGCCGCCAGAATTCTTCACATTATATTTTCCTGCTATGATGTTTGTACTGGCCTTATTCAGAGTAGGAACCATAGTTTCAAAAGACAGTCTTAAAAGACCTTTTGGTTTCATATTACTTGCAACATATGCTTTAGTAACTATAATTAGCTATGTATAA
- a CDS encoding winged helix-turn-helix domain-containing protein — MNLGWRIWLSKEDSRIFGKGPKELLLRTESMGSLRKAAMSMNMSYSKAWNLISNLEKALEIRILDKTIGGIDGGSSTLTQEGKELIRKYEELEKRVEEAVLKIYEEIF, encoded by the coding sequence ATGAATTTAGGTTGGAGAATATGGCTATCAAAAGAAGATTCTAGAATCTTTGGAAAGGGACCAAAGGAGCTTTTGCTTAGAACAGAAAGCATGGGCTCTCTTAGAAAAGCTGCCATGTCTATGAACATGTCATACAGCAAAGCTTGGAACCTTATTTCCAACTTAGAGAAAGCATTAGAGATCAGAATACTTGACAAAACAATAGGGGGGATAGATGGAGGTAGCTCTACACTTACACAAGAAGGCAAGGAATTAATTAGAAAATATGAAGAACTAGAAAAAAGAGTAGAAGAGGCAGTTTTAAAAATTTATGAAGAAATATTCTAA
- a CDS encoding biotin transporter BioY — protein MKITTRDMILIGLFAALTAVGGFLKIPTPVVPFTLQVLFCAYAGVFLGSKNGLISQLLYVIIGLAGIPIFSKGGGLAYIYEPTFGYILGLILCAFIIGKVTEGAKECRFIRFFIASIAGLTAVYIIGVPYLYFMINRVAEVPITFSAAIKMGLIPFIVQDIIKCIIVAVTAVKIVPILGRLGYIPKKS, from the coding sequence ATGAAAATCACAACAAGAGATATGATATTAATTGGACTATTTGCTGCGCTTACGGCAGTAGGAGGATTTTTAAAGATTCCAACACCAGTAGTACCTTTTACTCTTCAAGTATTATTTTGTGCGTATGCAGGTGTTTTTCTAGGTTCAAAAAATGGATTAATATCACAGCTACTATATGTAATCATTGGATTAGCAGGCATACCTATTTTCTCTAAGGGCGGTGGGCTTGCATATATATATGAACCAACCTTTGGATATATATTAGGTCTTATTTTATGTGCTTTCATAATAGGCAAAGTTACAGAAGGGGCTAAAGAGTGCAGGTTTATAAGATTTTTCATTGCTTCAATTGCTGGTCTAACTGCAGTCTATATTATTGGAGTACCATATCTTTATTTTATGATAAATAGAGTAGCAGAAGTACCTATTACATTTTCAGCTGCTATAAAAATGGGCCTAATTCCTTTTATAGTTCAAGATATAATAAAATGCATTATAGTTGCAGTTACTGCAGTTAAAATCGTACCTATATTAGGACGTTTGGGTTATATTCCCAAGAAATCATAG
- the modA gene encoding molybdate ABC transporter substrate-binding protein has protein sequence MKKIIALLLIFTLAFGLYGCSGGNTSNENTNQNDNISQNENVKTNEDPIELTISAAASLTEAYNELKEIYELEKGVKLTFNYAASGPLQKQIEEGAEVDVFVSAGQKQMNELEEKDLILKDTREDIYRNELVLITPEEYKDEIKSIKDIVGTDLKLALGVPETVPVGQYSKDALEYLGIWDKLEPNIVFAKDVSQVLAYVEKGEVAGGMVYSSDAVRAKQSYLAETFAEETHRPIVYPAAVVASTKNKEAASEFLKYLRTDKAKEILEKYGFKIYEK, from the coding sequence ATGAAAAAAATAATCGCTTTATTATTAATTTTCACATTAGCTTTTGGACTTTATGGATGTTCAGGTGGCAATACTTCAAATGAAAACACAAATCAAAATGATAATATTAGTCAAAACGAAAACGTTAAAACAAATGAAGATCCTATAGAACTTACTATAAGTGCGGCAGCTAGTCTTACAGAGGCATATAACGAGCTAAAAGAAATATATGAGCTAGAAAAAGGTGTAAAGCTTACATTTAATTATGCAGCTTCGGGACCTCTTCAAAAGCAAATAGAAGAAGGAGCAGAAGTAGACGTATTTGTTTCTGCAGGACAAAAGCAAATGAATGAACTTGAGGAAAAGGATTTAATCTTAAAAGATACTAGAGAAGATATATATAGAAATGAACTAGTACTTATAACACCTGAAGAATACAAGGATGAAATTAAATCTATAAAGGATATAGTAGGCACAGATTTAAAACTAGCACTGGGAGTTCCAGAAACAGTTCCAGTAGGCCAGTATTCAAAGGATGCATTAGAGTATTTAGGAATATGGGATAAGCTAGAGCCAAACATAGTATTTGCTAAGGACGTAAGTCAAGTGCTTGCATATGTAGAGAAGGGTGAAGTAGCAGGGGGGATGGTTTATAGCTCAGATGCAGTTAGAGCAAAGCAAAGCTATCTAGCCGAAACTTTTGCAGAAGAAACTCACAGGCCAATTGTATACCCTGCAGCAGTAGTTGCATCAACTAAAAACAAAGAGGCTGCATCAGAATTCTTAAAATATTTAAGAACAGATAAAGCAAAAGAAATATTAGAGAAATATGGTTTTAAGATATATGAAAAATAG
- a CDS encoding YtxH domain-containing protein, whose amino-acid sequence MPIKSLIEKSRREKELKERRAKREVAKKIVKGTAVGTAIGTSLGALAGLLFAPKSGKETREDIAKKTRETTETVKETLKESAQVMKEKKEELEKNIREKIEEVKSKKENKEIECCEDLEECQECDCEEEKEENQ is encoded by the coding sequence ATGCCAATTAAAAGTTTAATCGAAAAATCAAGAAGAGAAAAAGAATTAAAGGAAAGAAGAGCAAAAAGAGAGGTTGCTAAAAAAATAGTTAAGGGGACAGCAGTAGGAACAGCCATAGGCACTTCATTAGGAGCTCTCGCAGGGCTACTATTTGCTCCAAAGTCTGGAAAAGAAACTAGAGAAGATATAGCAAAGAAGACGAGAGAAACTACAGAAACAGTAAAGGAAACATTAAAAGAATCCGCTCAAGTTATGAAAGAAAAAAAAGAAGAGCTAGAAAAAAACATTAGAGAAAAAATTGAAGAAGTGAAAAGTAAAAAAGAAAATAAGGAAATAGAATGCTGCGAAGATTTAGAAGAATGTCAAGAATGCGATTGTGAAGAAGAAAAAGAGGAAAACCAATAA
- a CDS encoding peroxiredoxin: MIDSNCLKIGMKAPDFTAQTTFGPLKFSSLRGKWVVLFSHPGDFTPVUTTEFIALAKHNNQFVRRNTQLLGLSIDSNPSHLAWVYNIYQNTGIQIPFPIITDRDGSISRQYGMFAPDVSTTQTVRNVFFIDENQIVRAILVYPLTNGRNVPEMIRIIDALQTTDREKVATPADWVPGCPVVVPAPQTFEDLLKRVEGEEGLCCMDWYLCYKNLS, from the coding sequence ATGATTGATAGCAATTGTCTTAAGATAGGAATGAAGGCTCCCGATTTTACAGCTCAAACTACCTTTGGCCCACTTAAATTTTCAAGTCTTAGGGGAAAATGGGTAGTGCTTTTCTCACATCCTGGAGACTTTACCCCTGTGTGAACCACAGAATTCATTGCTTTGGCAAAGCATAATAATCAATTTGTAAGGAGAAATACACAGCTATTAGGATTAAGCATAGACAGTAATCCATCTCATTTAGCTTGGGTATATAATATATATCAAAACACAGGTATTCAAATACCTTTCCCAATAATTACAGATAGAGATGGAAGTATTTCAAGACAATATGGAATGTTTGCTCCTGACGTAAGCACAACTCAAACAGTAAGAAATGTGTTTTTTATTGATGAAAACCAGATAGTTAGAGCCATACTTGTTTATCCTCTCACAAATGGTAGAAACGTGCCAGAAATGATTAGAATTATAGATGCTCTACAGACAACAGACAGAGAAAAAGTAGCAACTCCTGCTGATTGGGTTCCAGGCTGTCCTGTAGTAGTTCCTGCACCACAAACCTTTGAGGATTTATTAAAGAGAGTAGAGGGAGAAGAGGGGCTTTGCTGTATGGATTGGTATTTGTGTTATAAAAATCTAAGCTAA
- the modB gene encoding molybdate ABC transporter permease subunit produces the protein MIINPILMSLRIATVSTIFTLIVGLLISRLLVKFNFKGKDAIETFLLLPMLLPPSVVGYGLLVLIGRRGIIGRFLYEAFGVKLIFTWVAACIAASVVSLPLMYQSCKSAFLKVDPVYEAAAMSLGANKIKVFLKVTLPLALPGIISGIVLSFARALGEFGATLMVAGNIPGKTQNIPLAIYYAVEVGDSKTANILVSIVIIFSFAVVYGMNWWLKKKDKQN, from the coding sequence ATGATAATAAATCCAATACTAATGTCATTAAGGATAGCAACAGTATCTACTATTTTCACATTAATAGTAGGATTATTAATATCAAGATTATTAGTAAAATTTAATTTTAAAGGCAAAGATGCTATAGAGACATTTCTCTTATTGCCTATGCTATTACCACCATCTGTTGTAGGCTATGGTTTGCTAGTTCTCATAGGTAGAAGGGGAATAATAGGCAGATTTTTATATGAAGCATTTGGAGTAAAGCTAATTTTTACATGGGTGGCAGCTTGTATAGCTGCCTCCGTAGTTTCTCTTCCTCTTATGTATCAAAGCTGCAAAAGTGCGTTTTTAAAAGTAGATCCAGTATACGAAGCAGCAGCCATGTCTCTAGGAGCCAATAAAATAAAGGTGTTTTTAAAAGTAACTCTTCCTCTTGCCCTGCCAGGTATAATAAGTGGGATAGTTCTTTCCTTTGCTAGAGCCTTAGGTGAATTTGGAGCTACTCTTATGGTTGCAGGTAATATACCTGGAAAAACACAGAACATACCCTTGGCTATATACTATGCAGTTGAAGTAGGAGATAGCAAAACTGCAAATATATTAGTATCTATAGTAATTATCTTTAGCTTTGCTGTAGTCTATGGTATGAATTGGTGGTTAAAGAAAAAAGATAAACAAAATTGA
- a CDS encoding ABC transporter permease: MVSIFRGLELAKKSFERDRVYLLNHIVNNIGSIIFGYINIRIWLAVLGNTSEGMEAVTYQMVNQAGLWIVMFIPYGCYIPRKVQDGSIAYEMLRPYGLLYGSFFEILGHIAYNFLFRSIPIFLFGVLVMGVSLPSVHQILPYLITLFNGILISFLINYFIGLWSIKFLSISGIQMLYYFGCTLFSGAFISLKYYPVSFQSIVMNLPFAYTSYVPTAVYQGQFSLLNACINQWAWIIFLFITAYLLTSVLTKKMAIQGG, translated from the coding sequence GTGGTTAGTATTTTTAGAGGATTAGAGCTTGCAAAAAAGTCCTTTGAAAGGGATCGTGTCTATCTACTAAATCATATTGTTAACAATATTGGCAGTATTATATTTGGCTATATAAACATTCGGATTTGGCTTGCAGTATTAGGGAATACAAGTGAAGGCATGGAAGCAGTAACATATCAAATGGTCAATCAGGCTGGATTGTGGATTGTAATGTTTATTCCTTATGGATGTTACATACCAAGAAAAGTTCAAGATGGCTCAATTGCATACGAGATGCTGAGACCATATGGACTCTTATACGGTAGCTTTTTTGAAATCTTAGGTCATATTGCTTACAACTTCTTATTCCGTTCAATACCTATTTTTCTTTTCGGTGTATTAGTCATGGGAGTTTCTCTTCCAAGTGTTCATCAAATTTTACCATACTTAATAACATTATTTAATGGAATTCTTATATCTTTTTTAATTAACTATTTTATTGGGCTTTGGAGTATTAAATTTCTATCTATTAGTGGTATTCAAATGCTTTATTATTTTGGATGCACATTGTTTAGTGGTGCTTTTATTAGCCTGAAATACTATCCTGTATCTTTTCAAAGCATAGTTATGAACTTGCCCTTCGCATATACTTCATATGTACCTACCGCAGTTTATCAAGGACAATTTAGTCTATTAAATGCCTGCATAAATCAGTGGGCATGGATAATATTTTTATTTATTACTGCCTATTTACTAACATCAGTATTAACAAAAAAGATGGCTATTCAGGGAGGTTAG
- a CDS encoding ABC transporter ATP-binding protein: MEFITVKGLKKDYIVYEKKNLFRRNKRKIEALKEIDFTVKKGEFLGYVGPNGAGKSTTIKILTGIMTPSDGIVKVDGYIPYRDRKKYVRNIGVVFGQKTQMWWDLPVIDTYELLRGIYKVDEKKYKKQLEYLVDKLFLQDILKQPVRQLSLGQRMRAELGACMIHDPDILFLDEPTIGLDVVSKHRVVDFLQEINKKGKTIFLTTHDMKDIEKLCNEMLVLNHGDIVYKGKVEELKTIGKLPIKIVAQMKRNGYNDLFMEIISQHSGTYDDQKSQLVLNLKNKKEISEIAKILFNNFDIDDFSVQEPSIEEVIKTIYTS, from the coding sequence ATGGAGTTTATTACTGTAAAAGGGTTAAAGAAGGATTATATTGTATATGAGAAGAAAAATCTTTTTCGAAGAAATAAAAGAAAAATAGAAGCTCTTAAAGAGATTGACTTTACAGTAAAAAAAGGTGAGTTTTTAGGCTATGTAGGACCAAATGGGGCAGGTAAATCTACAACTATTAAAATACTTACAGGGATTATGACTCCAAGCGATGGCATAGTTAAAGTAGACGGGTACATACCCTATAGAGATAGAAAAAAGTATGTAAGGAATATAGGTGTAGTTTTCGGGCAAAAAACTCAGATGTGGTGGGACTTACCTGTAATAGACACCTATGAACTTTTAAGGGGAATATATAAGGTAGATGAAAAAAAGTATAAAAAGCAATTAGAATATTTAGTAGACAAGCTGTTTCTGCAAGATATTTTGAAACAGCCTGTAAGACAGCTAAGTTTAGGTCAAAGAATGAGAGCCGAGCTAGGTGCATGTATGATTCATGACCCTGATATACTTTTTCTTGATGAGCCTACCATTGGTTTAGATGTAGTGTCTAAGCACAGGGTTGTAGATTTTTTACAAGAAATTAATAAAAAAGGAAAGACTATTTTTTTAACGACACATGATATGAAAGATATAGAGAAATTATGTAATGAAATGCTAGTATTAAATCATGGAGATATTGTATATAAAGGTAAAGTAGAAGAACTTAAGACGATAGGAAAATTACCAATTAAAATTGTTGCACAAATGAAACGAAATGGCTACAATGACTTATTTATGGAGATAATATCTCAACACTCAGGTACTTATGATGACCAAAAATCACAGCTTGTTCTAAATCTGAAGAATAAAAAGGAGATTTCTGAAATAGCCAAGATTCTTTTTAACAACTTTGATATAGATGATTTCAGCGTTCAAGAGCCTAGCATTGAAGAAGTTATTAAAACCATATATACGAGCTAA